Proteins encoded in a region of the Antedon mediterranea chromosome 2, ecAntMedi1.1, whole genome shotgun sequence genome:
- the LOC140039456 gene encoding alpha-N-acetylgalactosamine-specific lectin-like, with amino-acid sequence MKLILSVIAALAAIEAVSAESGHPACHPPCLPHWVPFQESCYRAFGTKKTYHEAEHACHEFFNHHDVGHLVSIRSEAEDLFVYELWKSTTGNMVAIYDVTFWLGLTDSDVEGNWTWKDSGDVATYTNWKTGQPDNSGGEDCAHQSSGDPDSGTWNDWGCEQQIYYVCELPQEK; translated from the coding sequence ATGAAATTGATTTTGAGTGTTATCGCTGCTTTAGCCGCAATTGAAGCTGTTTCGGCAGAGTCGGGTCACCCGGCATGCCACCCACCATGCCTACCACATTGGGTTCCATTTCAAGAAAGTTGTTATCGTGCCTTCGGAACCAAAAAAACCTATCATGAGGCCGAACACGCTTGCCACGAATTTTTCAATCATCATGACGTTGGTCATCTCGTCTCCATCCGAAGTGAAGCCGAAGACTTATTCGTATACGAACTTTGGAAGTCGACTACTGGTAATATGGTTGCAATCTATGACGTCACTTTCTGGCTTGGTCTTACGGATAGTGACGTTGAGGGCAATTGGACGTGGAAGGATTCCGGCGATGTTGCGACATATACCAATTGGAAAACAGGTCAACCTGATAATTCCGGCGGCGAGGACTGTGCGCATCAAAGCAGTGGTGATCCAGACAGCGGAACCTGGAATGACTGGGGATGCGAACAACAGATTTACTACGTGTGCGAGTTGCCGCAAGAAAAGTAG